The Mesobacillus jeotgali genome window below encodes:
- a CDS encoding thiolase family protein, which produces MNRDAVIVSAVRTAIGRQGGALASVPAHVFGAEVIKEAIRRANVQPEMVEDVIMGNVISGGGNIARLTALQTGLSLELPGLTIDRQCGSGINAVNLAAQAIMSGIGDVYVAGGIESMSRAPYLMDKPERPYSPVPPSFRKSQLSPKEIGDPPMGITAENLVTKYSISREEQDQFALESQQKMAAAMAEGRFDEQIVPISIPVRKGTPVIFNKDEHPRPQTTLEALAQLKPAFLPNGTVTAGSSSGLNDAAAALIVMSRGKAQHLGVKPMAVVREQAVAGVDPNIMGIGPVPAVRKVLEKSGLTLDDMDIIEINEAFAAQVIACDRELNMDPSKVNINGGAIAHGHPLGATGAILITKAVYELERRGGRYALITACIGGGQGIATIIERE; this is translated from the coding sequence ATGAATAGAGATGCAGTCATTGTATCTGCAGTCAGGACAGCAATCGGCAGGCAGGGTGGAGCACTTGCTTCGGTACCTGCCCATGTTTTTGGGGCAGAGGTGATCAAAGAGGCAATCAGAAGGGCAAACGTACAGCCTGAAATGGTCGAGGATGTCATAATGGGGAATGTGATCAGCGGAGGCGGCAACATTGCCCGACTCACAGCGCTGCAAACAGGACTTTCACTTGAATTGCCAGGCCTGACGATCGACCGCCAGTGCGGATCGGGAATAAATGCGGTAAATCTTGCCGCCCAGGCAATTATGTCAGGGATTGGCGATGTCTATGTTGCCGGCGGGATCGAAAGCATGAGCAGGGCACCTTATTTAATGGATAAACCAGAAAGACCTTACAGCCCTGTGCCGCCAAGTTTCAGGAAGTCCCAGCTGTCACCGAAAGAAATCGGCGATCCGCCAATGGGGATCACAGCGGAAAATCTAGTAACAAAGTATTCAATCAGCAGGGAAGAACAAGATCAATTCGCGCTCGAAAGCCAGCAAAAAATGGCGGCTGCGATGGCTGAAGGCCGGTTCGACGAACAGATTGTCCCAATATCGATACCTGTTCGAAAAGGGACACCAGTCATTTTTAACAAGGATGAGCATCCACGGCCGCAAACGACTTTGGAAGCCCTGGCTCAACTTAAACCAGCCTTTTTACCGAATGGGACGGTCACAGCCGGGAGCAGTTCCGGCCTGAATGATGCCGCTGCAGCTCTTATTGTCATGTCAAGGGGAAAAGCACAGCATTTAGGTGTGAAACCAATGGCAGTAGTAAGGGAGCAGGCAGTCGCCGGGGTGGATCCGAATATCATGGGCATTGGACCAGTACCAGCAGTCAGAAAAGTTCTTGAAAAGTCTGGCCTGACTCTCGATGACATGGACATCATCGAAATAAATGAAGCATTCGCGGCACAGGTCATTGCCTGTGACAGAGAGTTGAACATGGATCCTTCAAAAGTCAATATAAATGGCGGGGCGATTGCCCATGGACATCCATTGGGAGCAACAGGAGCGATCCTGATCACAAAAGCGGTTTATGAGCTTGAGCGAAGAGGCGGACGGTACGCCCTTATCACTGCATGCATCGGCGGCGGCCAGGGAATCGCAACAATCATTGAACGAGAATAG
- a CDS encoding phosphotransferase family protein: MASDTIPIRPGEELDTSSIEYYLRKQLHNLPDDNLTIEQFSFGKSNLTYQLKMGEWEAVLRRPPLGPVAPKAHDMEREYKILKEISPHFAAAPEPYLFADESVIGSPFFVMERKRGIVLDTDFPEGITPGRQICRSLSETMVNHLVELHSIDYTKTRLTEMTKPEGFMERQVIGWIRRYERVETDIVEGVEHLKQWMLRNVSESETPAIIHYDYKLNNSMFNDELTKMVGLFDWEMTTVGDPLADLGVAMSYWIQPDDSDLLKKGMGKPPVTVTPGFMTRDEFMEDYARKSGRDLANMNFYQTFAYFKLAVICQQIYYRWKKGQTKDPRFAHLDKFVSSLIQYALYTAEKK; this comes from the coding sequence ATGGCTTCTGATACGATTCCAATCAGACCAGGCGAAGAACTTGATACCAGCTCAATCGAATACTATTTAAGGAAGCAATTGCACAATCTTCCTGACGATAACCTGACGATTGAACAATTCAGCTTTGGTAAATCCAATTTAACTTATCAGCTGAAGATGGGGGAGTGGGAAGCGGTCCTGCGGCGCCCCCCTCTTGGTCCTGTGGCACCAAAAGCACATGATATGGAAAGGGAATATAAAATCCTGAAAGAGATCAGCCCTCATTTCGCGGCTGCTCCGGAACCTTATCTGTTTGCAGATGAAAGTGTCATCGGAAGTCCATTTTTTGTGATGGAAAGAAAGCGCGGCATTGTCCTTGACACTGATTTTCCTGAAGGCATTACGCCTGGCAGACAGATATGCAGGTCTTTGTCAGAAACAATGGTCAATCATCTTGTGGAGCTGCACAGCATTGATTATACAAAGACAAGGCTTACGGAAATGACAAAACCCGAAGGCTTCATGGAAAGGCAGGTCATAGGCTGGATCCGCCGTTATGAGCGAGTGGAAACAGATATCGTCGAAGGCGTGGAGCATTTGAAGCAATGGATGCTGAGGAATGTATCGGAATCGGAAACGCCGGCAATTATCCATTACGATTACAAATTGAATAACTCAATGTTCAATGATGAATTGACGAAAATGGTTGGATTGTTCGACTGGGAGATGACAACCGTAGGTGATCCGCTAGCCGATTTAGGTGTTGCGATGAGCTATTGGATACAACCCGATGACTCTGATCTTTTGAAAAAAGGGATGGGAAAGCCTCCCGTCACGGTCACACCCGGGTTCATGACTCGTGATGAATTTATGGAGGATTATGCAAGAAAAAGCGGCAGGGATCTGGCTAACATGAACTTTTATCAAACATTTGCTTATTTCAAGCTTGCAGTCATTTGCCAGCAAATCTATTACAGGTGGAAAAAGGGACAAACGAAGGATCCCCGCTTTGCGCACCTTGATAAGTTTGTCAGCAGCCTGATCCAATATGCCCTTTACACTGCAGAAAAGAAATGA
- a CDS encoding 2-phosphosulfolactate phosphatase, translated as MMKVHLLLKKEDIDKQKMADNKIAVVFDVLLATSTIASALEFGAKEVIPVLDGKAAEQEAAGREKDSFVLVGEYQGKTIDGFLSPNPLELKEKISGKSVILSTTNGTVALKNSANANAVYAASLLNCKAVANHIIKEYQGETIVVVCSGSSNEFNVEDFQGAGCFIDCLIKQFGDKFFLTDSAYAAYSFYHGHNQNSDDILKASRVGRMLSKYGFAKEIEFVSQQNIFNKVPKLIDKKRIISV; from the coding sequence ATGATGAAGGTCCACCTTTTGCTAAAAAAAGAGGACATCGATAAACAGAAAATGGCCGATAACAAAATCGCTGTTGTTTTCGATGTTCTGCTGGCTACTTCCACTATCGCATCAGCACTTGAGTTCGGCGCGAAAGAAGTGATCCCGGTCCTGGATGGAAAGGCTGCCGAACAGGAAGCTGCCGGCAGGGAAAAAGACAGTTTCGTTCTCGTCGGTGAATATCAAGGGAAAACAATCGACGGGTTTCTGTCTCCAAATCCTCTGGAACTGAAAGAAAAAATCTCGGGGAAATCTGTCATTCTATCTACCACTAATGGAACGGTCGCACTCAAAAATTCTGCGAATGCCAACGCAGTATATGCGGCATCCCTGTTGAACTGCAAGGCAGTTGCCAATCATATTATTAAAGAATATCAGGGTGAGACAATCGTGGTTGTCTGCTCGGGCTCTTCCAATGAATTCAATGTCGAAGATTTCCAGGGAGCGGGCTGCTTCATTGACTGCCTCATCAAGCAATTCGGCGACAAATTCTTTCTAACTGATTCAGCCTACGCTGCGTATAGTTTCTACCATGGGCACAATCAAAATAGTGACGATATCCTAAAAGCTTCCCGGGTCGGACGGATGCTGAGTAAATATGGATTTGCCAAGGAAATCGAATTTGTTTCCCAGCAAAATATATTCAACAAGGTTCCTAAGCTTATAGATAAAAAACGTATTATTTCAGTTTGA
- a CDS encoding alpha/beta hydrolase, which produces MELKPEVKALLDVFSKNPVPPLEQLPLEEARKGFEQSAKQMSRAEKRAKTEDRMINGYNGEIKVRIYTPESTEESKLPAIVHYHGGGWVIGNIETHDALCHTLSCEAECIVVSVDYSLAPENKFPVAVEDSYLAAQWVFENADELNIDENFIAVAGDSAGGNLAAVVSFLAVERQTPPIAYQMLFYPSTGFEYTPSYEKYGEGYYLTKSTMNWFREQYLNTPADIQNPLAAPLLIPDAVTEKLPPAFIMTAELDPLCDGGEHFAMKLKKAGVETEYVCVPGMLHGFLGMTEFLPDGKKSIRDAAKAFKNRSSLKPVE; this is translated from the coding sequence ATGGAATTAAAACCTGAAGTCAAAGCGTTGCTCGATGTATTTTCCAAAAATCCTGTTCCGCCGCTGGAACAGCTGCCATTAGAGGAAGCCAGAAAGGGATTTGAACAATCTGCTAAACAAATGAGCAGAGCTGAAAAACGGGCAAAAACAGAAGACCGGATGATTAATGGATATAACGGAGAAATAAAGGTCAGGATTTATACGCCTGAGAGCACAGAAGAGTCAAAGCTGCCAGCCATTGTTCACTATCATGGAGGCGGCTGGGTGATTGGCAACATTGAAACACATGATGCCCTCTGCCACACATTATCATGTGAAGCTGAATGTATAGTCGTTTCTGTGGATTACAGTCTTGCACCAGAAAATAAATTTCCGGTTGCAGTAGAGGATTCGTATCTAGCTGCTCAATGGGTGTTTGAAAACGCAGATGAACTGAATATCGATGAAAACTTTATCGCAGTCGCAGGTGACAGTGCAGGAGGAAATCTTGCTGCTGTTGTCAGCTTTCTTGCAGTCGAAAGGCAGACACCTCCGATTGCTTATCAAATGCTGTTTTACCCGTCTACAGGCTTTGAATATACTCCATCCTACGAAAAATACGGCGAAGGCTACTATTTAACGAAGTCCACAATGAACTGGTTCCGTGAGCAATACCTGAACACACCAGCTGATATACAAAACCCTCTGGCGGCACCTTTGCTGATTCCTGATGCTGTAACTGAAAAACTTCCGCCAGCTTTTATCATGACAGCTGAACTTGATCCTCTATGCGATGGCGGTGAGCACTTCGCCATGAAACTGAAAAAAGCAGGAGTAGAAACTGAATATGTGTGCGTTCCAGGAATGCTCCATGGATTTCTCGGAATGACCGAATTCCTGCCAGACGGCAAGAAATCAATCAGAGATGCCGCAAAAGCTTTCAAAAACAGAAGCTCTCTTAAACCAGTTGAATAA
- a CDS encoding long-chain fatty acid--CoA ligase, whose product MPNLHFEHWTKISKSLKLPETSLYENLKVSAARYPDQSAIYYYGHTISYKELDEEVNDLAGFLQQKLGVTKGERVLLFMQNSPQFVIGFYAISRADAVVVPINPMLTPEELSFYIKDCEINTALVGQELYDKVQPLVGTTPLNNVVVAAYSDYKGDEFSGTVPPEAEAARNVYNQAGHFHWKEAIEAKYEPGEHTTSADDLVVLPYTSGTTGLPKGCMHTNRTVQANTIGAYHWSSSTTSAVHLTTLPLFHVTGMVHSMHMPIYSGSTMVLMTRWNREAAVELIKSQGCTHWVAIATMIVDFLANPKLIPEDIATLTSISGGGAALPEAVGEKLYKLTGLRFVEGYGLSETIAQTHFNPPDRPKMQCLGIPSFDVDARIIEPSTGKELGAGEIGEIVVNGPQVMVGYYNREDENRNSFIDIDDKKFFRTGDIGRFDEEGYYFMVDRVKRMINASGYKVWPTEVESYLYKHPAIQQAVVVGIPDPRRGESVKAFVILNEGYDGEISEDEIIEWSKHHMAAYKYPREVEFRSQFPMTSSGKILWRKLQEEEREKAEKEVR is encoded by the coding sequence ATGCCTAATCTTCATTTTGAGCATTGGACAAAAATCTCTAAATCTCTGAAATTGCCAGAAACATCACTCTATGAAAATTTAAAAGTCAGTGCAGCGAGATACCCTGACCAAAGTGCAATCTACTATTATGGCCATACAATTTCCTACAAGGAACTTGATGAGGAAGTCAACGACCTTGCAGGCTTCCTTCAACAGAAGCTGGGAGTAACAAAAGGGGAAAGAGTCCTGTTATTTATGCAGAACTCCCCGCAATTTGTGATTGGGTTTTATGCGATTTCAAGGGCAGATGCAGTCGTGGTCCCAATCAACCCGATGCTTACACCAGAAGAGCTAAGCTTTTATATAAAGGATTGTGAAATTAATACTGCGCTGGTTGGCCAGGAGCTTTATGACAAGGTCCAGCCCCTCGTAGGAACGACTCCATTAAATAATGTTGTCGTCGCTGCTTATTCTGATTATAAAGGGGATGAATTCAGCGGAACGGTGCCTCCGGAAGCAGAAGCAGCAAGAAATGTTTACAATCAGGCAGGACACTTCCACTGGAAGGAAGCCATCGAGGCAAAATATGAGCCAGGAGAACATACGACCAGCGCAGATGACCTTGTCGTGCTTCCATATACTTCTGGTACTACTGGCCTTCCAAAAGGATGTATGCATACGAACCGCACAGTTCAGGCAAATACCATCGGTGCCTATCACTGGTCGAGCTCTACCACCAGTGCGGTTCATTTAACCACCCTGCCATTGTTCCATGTTACCGGAATGGTCCACAGCATGCATATGCCGATTTACTCCGGCAGTACGATGGTGCTGATGACAAGGTGGAACCGCGAAGCAGCGGTTGAACTGATTAAATCACAAGGATGCACGCACTGGGTGGCAATTGCAACCATGATTGTCGACTTCCTTGCAAATCCCAAGCTGATCCCAGAGGATATCGCAACGTTAACCTCGATTTCAGGCGGCGGCGCAGCGCTCCCTGAGGCAGTTGGAGAAAAACTGTACAAACTTACAGGCCTGAGGTTTGTGGAAGGCTACGGTCTTTCAGAAACTATTGCCCAGACCCATTTTAACCCGCCTGACAGGCCTAAAATGCAGTGCCTCGGCATTCCGTCCTTTGATGTCGATGCTAGGATTATAGAACCCTCAACCGGAAAAGAACTTGGTGCAGGAGAGATAGGTGAGATTGTCGTCAATGGCCCGCAGGTAATGGTTGGCTATTACAACAGGGAAGATGAAAACAGGAATTCATTCATTGACATAGACGACAAGAAGTTTTTCAGAACAGGGGACATAGGCCGCTTCGATGAAGAAGGGTACTACTTTATGGTCGACCGCGTCAAAAGGATGATCAATGCCTCTGGTTATAAGGTATGGCCAACTGAAGTGGAATCGTATCTTTACAAACATCCGGCGATACAGCAGGCGGTAGTGGTTGGTATCCCAGACCCAAGAAGAGGGGAATCCGTGAAAGCCTTCGTGATTCTGAATGAGGGGTACGATGGAGAAATAAGTGAAGATGAAATAATTGAATGGTCCAAACACCATATGGCGGCCTATAAATATCCTCGCGAGGTCGAGTTCAGGTCACAATTCCCAATGACAAGCAGCGGCAAGATATTATGGCGTAAATTACAGGAGGAAGAACGGGAAAAGGCTGAAAAGGAGGTAAGGTAA
- a CDS encoding branched-chain amino acid ABC transporter permease, which yields MEILVQQLFNGLTIGSVYALVALGLTLVYGILHIPNFAHGALYMMGGYITLMMMVQYGLHYWLAILVSVIVVGLIGVLMERLVFYPLRHAPPIHDKIAAIGILLFLEAFAQYIWGADYQTMPTPYGQVIQLFGLTFTMQRLLIIIAAITVMVLLYLFLKKTYTGASIIAMSQDRDGANLVGINTNRVAMLTFLISGGLAAIASSLAAPINLVFPGMGQLVILKAFVIIILGGMGSIPGAIIGGYILGFSESLGATYISNDYKDIIAFILLVVILSVKPTGLFAKGGH from the coding sequence ATGGAGATTTTGGTTCAGCAGCTGTTCAATGGGCTTACCATAGGAAGTGTTTATGCGCTCGTGGCCCTTGGGCTGACTCTAGTTTACGGTATCCTTCATATCCCGAATTTCGCCCATGGCGCCCTCTATATGATGGGTGGTTATATAACCTTGATGATGATGGTCCAGTATGGCCTTCATTATTGGCTGGCGATCCTTGTTTCTGTCATTGTTGTCGGACTTATTGGGGTACTGATGGAACGATTGGTATTTTACCCATTACGGCACGCACCGCCGATACACGACAAAATTGCCGCTATCGGAATACTGTTGTTCCTGGAAGCTTTTGCCCAGTATATCTGGGGAGCGGACTATCAAACAATGCCTACACCATATGGCCAGGTCATCCAGTTATTCGGTTTGACCTTTACTATGCAAAGATTACTGATCATCATTGCAGCGATTACTGTCATGGTGCTGCTTTACCTTTTCCTGAAAAAGACATATACAGGGGCTTCCATAATCGCCATGTCACAAGACCGTGACGGAGCTAACCTTGTAGGAATCAATACGAACCGGGTCGCGATGCTGACGTTCCTGATATCCGGAGGGCTTGCGGCGATCGCCAGCTCTCTGGCTGCGCCGATCAATCTAGTTTTTCCAGGCATGGGACAGCTAGTCATCTTAAAAGCGTTTGTCATCATCATTCTTGGCGGTATGGGCAGCATTCCAGGAGCCATCATCGGCGGCTATATTTTAGGGTTCAGCGAAAGCCTTGGTGCAACGTATATATCAAACGATTATAAAGATATCATCGCTTTCATCCTGTTGGTGGTCATTCTTTCAGTAAAACCAACAGGTCTCTTTGCAAAGGGGGGACACTAG
- a CDS encoding branched-chain amino acid ABC transporter permease: MAKIFNKRNIILTLMLFAIVFPFVTQNDYFIHVMTLSFIWMIGVYGLNLLAGYTGYLSLAHAGFFAVGAYSLGLLTVKAQMNFWTAFVLALMITSILGFLVGLIALRTKEHFFAIYTLCVGYILYLVIDKWDSLTEGVRGLIGIPAPANIGPISFETPLSQYYLVLVILLVVILIVYRIVHSLTGRTYIAIRNSEDLAQTIGISTMKNKLEAFVLSTFFAGLSGALYASFIRFIGPDIGNIVITFDLLTYLLIGGIGTLSGPIVGTVLVVWISQQLQFLQDYRMLIFGPILTLLVIFYPRGIAGSIAGWNARRAEKKLAQAQLDERFSQRAITAENQVKEG; this comes from the coding sequence GTGGCGAAGATTTTTAATAAGCGGAATATCATTCTGACCCTTATGCTTTTTGCCATCGTCTTTCCATTTGTGACGCAAAATGACTATTTCATCCATGTTATGACTCTCTCTTTCATCTGGATGATTGGTGTCTATGGGCTTAATCTATTGGCCGGCTACACAGGATACCTTTCATTGGCGCATGCTGGATTCTTTGCGGTTGGCGCCTATTCCTTAGGGCTTTTAACAGTAAAAGCGCAGATGAATTTCTGGACGGCTTTTGTTCTGGCCCTGATGATTACCAGCATTCTTGGATTTTTGGTTGGTCTGATTGCTCTAAGGACAAAAGAGCACTTCTTTGCCATTTATACGCTTTGTGTAGGTTATATCCTTTACCTTGTCATTGATAAGTGGGACAGCTTAACCGAAGGCGTCCGAGGACTGATCGGGATTCCGGCACCCGCAAACATTGGGCCGATTTCCTTTGAGACACCCTTATCACAATACTACCTTGTCCTCGTTATCCTGCTGGTTGTCATCCTGATTGTTTACCGTATTGTGCATTCCCTGACAGGAAGGACTTACATTGCTATTCGCAATAGTGAGGATTTGGCACAAACCATCGGTATATCCACTATGAAAAATAAACTTGAAGCATTCGTACTTTCAACTTTTTTTGCAGGATTGTCAGGTGCTCTATACGCCTCTTTCATCCGCTTCATAGGGCCTGATATAGGAAACATTGTCATCACCTTTGATCTGCTGACCTACCTGTTGATCGGCGGAATCGGCACGCTTTCAGGTCCAATCGTAGGCACTGTTTTGGTCGTCTGGATTTCACAGCAGCTGCAATTCCTCCAGGATTACCGCATGTTAATTTTTGGTCCGATTCTTACACTGCTGGTGATCTTTTATCCCCGAGGAATAGCAGGTTCGATTGCCGGATGGAATGCAAGACGTGCGGAGAAAAAGCTTGCACAAGCCCAGCTGGACGAACGGTTTTCACAAAGAGCAATAACTGCAGAAAATCAGGTGAAGGAGGGGTAA
- a CDS encoding ABC transporter ATP-binding protein, with the protein MFLETKNLTKKFGGLTAVNSVDFTVEKGKINAIIGPNGAGKSTFFNLISGFHPPSSGSIILKGQDITNMPSNKIAELGIARTFQTTNLFEQSTVLDNVFVGHRLRTKSNLLDAVLRSKRLKREEEQCREKALEVIRFTGLEKVAGKLVGSLTQEEKKRTAFALALATEPEIVFLDEPAAGVNPDETEGLAQLMKKMVDSGITVCLIEHKMQMIMKLADKIMVLNYGEKIAEGTPEEIRNDSNVIKAYLGGSASA; encoded by the coding sequence ATGTTCCTTGAAACTAAGAATTTAACGAAGAAATTTGGCGGTTTGACAGCAGTGAACAGCGTTGATTTTACAGTTGAAAAAGGGAAGATCAATGCTATCATCGGACCTAATGGTGCTGGAAAGTCCACGTTTTTCAATTTAATCAGCGGCTTCCACCCTCCGAGCTCAGGCAGCATTATTCTGAAAGGCCAGGATATCACCAATATGCCTTCTAATAAAATAGCTGAACTGGGAATTGCGCGCACCTTTCAAACTACCAATCTATTTGAGCAGTCAACTGTGCTTGACAATGTGTTCGTCGGCCACAGATTAAGGACAAAATCAAATTTGCTGGATGCTGTTTTAAGATCAAAGAGGTTGAAAAGAGAGGAAGAACAATGCCGTGAAAAAGCTCTCGAAGTGATTCGATTTACCGGACTGGAAAAGGTTGCCGGGAAATTGGTTGGCAGCCTGACTCAGGAAGAGAAAAAGCGGACGGCCTTTGCGCTGGCCCTTGCGACGGAACCGGAAATTGTTTTTCTTGATGAGCCTGCAGCCGGAGTAAATCCTGATGAAACCGAGGGGCTGGCACAATTAATGAAGAAAATGGTTGATAGCGGAATCACTGTCTGTTTGATTGAGCACAAAATGCAAATGATCATGAAACTGGCAGACAAAATTATGGTTCTAAACTATGGAGAGAAAATCGCAGAGGGCACTCCCGAAGAAATACGGAATGACTCCAATGTCATCAAGGCTTATCTGGGAGGGAGCGCCAGTGCTTAA
- a CDS encoding ABC transporter ATP-binding protein: MLKLQDVSVKYRSFTAVHNVDLEVHPGQIVVLLGANGAGKSTIFKTISGLNKASTGIIEFEGESLNKRSPDKIVQSGIVQCAEGRKLFPSMSVEENLKMGAYVHRKHKKGIKQSMKHVFELFPILEEKQDDMAGSLSGGQQQMLAIGRALMAKPKLMLLDEPSIGLAPLIVEQMFEVIKTINTEGTTILLAEQNANAALKIADKGYVFENGAVVLEGTSDELFANDEIKKAYIGA, encoded by the coding sequence GTGCTTAAACTGCAGGATGTTTCAGTAAAATACAGAAGCTTCACAGCTGTCCATAATGTAGATCTTGAAGTTCATCCCGGCCAAATCGTTGTTTTGCTAGGGGCGAACGGGGCTGGGAAAAGCACCATATTCAAGACGATCAGCGGGCTGAACAAAGCATCAACTGGAATTATCGAATTTGAAGGCGAATCTCTTAACAAACGTTCTCCTGATAAAATTGTCCAGTCAGGCATTGTCCAGTGTGCAGAAGGACGTAAACTGTTCCCTTCAATGTCAGTAGAGGAAAATTTGAAGATGGGGGCCTATGTCCATAGAAAGCACAAGAAAGGGATAAAGCAGTCGATGAAACACGTATTTGAACTATTCCCGATTTTAGAAGAGAAGCAGGATGATATGGCTGGTTCACTGAGTGGGGGCCAGCAGCAAATGCTTGCGATTGGCAGAGCACTCATGGCAAAACCGAAGCTGATGCTTCTCGACGAACCTTCCATCGGACTCGCTCCGTTGATTGTTGAGCAGATGTTTGAAGTAATCAAAACGATCAATACCGAGGGTACTACGATTCTGCTTGCAGAACAAAATGCAAATGCAGCCTTGAAAATTGCCGATAAAGGATATGTTTTTGAAAATGGGGCGGTTGTGCTCGAAGGTACTTCAGACGAACTGTTCGCGAATGATGAGATTAAGAAAGCTTATATAGGTGCTTAA
- a CDS encoding ABC transporter substrate-binding protein — protein sequence MKKPKLLLVLSVMFALIFSLAACNNSEKTDTGGTDAEAQSGEGTINIGYTGPLSGSAAFYGERTLNGVQMAAEEINNAGGVEVNGKKYKFNVVSLDDKYLPNEAGANAKRLMQENKTPIIFTPHSGGVAAMQVFNQQEKFIIGAYTSEPKVTEGGNKLTVRIPPRYDGYLEPFTNYTMEKFGKKIAFLPTASQYGKDWAEKLQPHWEKAGGEVVYNSSIDFAKDTDFFTIITNALKEKPDVLFIGGPSEPTAKVAKQARELGFKGGFIVMDQAKFDEMKKVTGSYDVLNGSIGVMPLVDSDSPGIPEFVKNYRAKYNEDPGSEAGLNYIAMYVFAEAIKAAGSVDDPEKIMEHMQDGLDNLPEDKHVYVIPKIDQNGGFEGELIVAAIEDGKVVPIKAD from the coding sequence ATGAAGAAGCCTAAACTGTTATTAGTCTTAAGTGTGATGTTTGCTTTGATTTTCAGCCTTGCCGCTTGCAACAATTCTGAAAAAACGGATACTGGAGGAACAGATGCTGAAGCTCAATCAGGAGAAGGAACGATTAATATTGGATATACAGGGCCGTTAAGCGGATCGGCAGCCTTTTATGGCGAACGTACCTTAAACGGTGTCCAAATGGCAGCCGAGGAAATTAACAATGCTGGCGGAGTCGAAGTAAATGGCAAGAAGTATAAATTCAATGTCGTCTCCCTGGATGACAAATATTTGCCGAATGAAGCCGGAGCAAATGCAAAGAGACTGATGCAGGAGAACAAGACGCCGATTATTTTCACACCGCACAGTGGCGGGGTAGCTGCAATGCAGGTGTTTAACCAGCAGGAAAAATTCATTATTGGTGCCTATACTAGTGAACCTAAGGTCACTGAAGGCGGCAATAAATTAACGGTCAGGATCCCTCCTCGTTATGATGGCTACCTTGAGCCATTCACAAATTATACAATGGAGAAATTCGGCAAGAAAATCGCCTTCCTTCCTACTGCTTCACAATACGGTAAAGACTGGGCAGAAAAGCTGCAGCCTCACTGGGAAAAGGCAGGCGGGGAAGTAGTTTATAACTCTTCTATTGACTTCGCGAAAGATACAGATTTCTTTACGATCATAACCAATGCTCTGAAGGAGAAGCCTGATGTATTATTTATCGGCGGACCGTCCGAGCCAACCGCTAAAGTTGCCAAACAAGCGAGAGAACTAGGCTTCAAAGGTGGATTCATTGTCATGGACCAAGCTAAGTTTGATGAAATGAAGAAAGTAACCGGCAGCTATGACGTCCTTAATGGATCCATTGGAGTTATGCCGCTAGTAGATTCTGACAGTCCTGGCATTCCGGAATTCGTGAAGAATTATCGTGCCAAATATAATGAAGATCCAGGTTCCGAGGCTGGCCTGAATTATATTGCCATGTATGTTTTTGCTGAAGCGATAAAAGCAGCGGGATCTGTAGATGATCCCGAAAAAATCATGGAGCACATGCAGGACGGATTGGATAACCTGCCAGAAGACAAACATGTTTATGTCATTCCAAAGATTGACCAGAATGGCGGATTTGAAGGTGAGCTGATCGTTGCAGCAATTGAGGATGGAAAAGTCGTGCCTATCAAGGCCGATTAA